CGCACTCCCGCAGAGCAGTTGCGCTTGTTTTGGTGGGTAGCTCATGCGGCGTTGTCGCTGGGCGCAACCAAAATCCAAAACTGGTGTTGGAGCGATGATGCAGACTCCATTTTCCCGTGGGGTATCGCTTGGAGAAACCCCTCGCGCCCCAAACCGGCGGCCTTGCTGTATCGCAACCTTCGCTTGTTGGCGGAGCAAATGCCGCCGGAATATGCGCCCGCCGATATCGTCTTCATGATGCCGGACCATTGGCGGCTGGGCGCGCCGGAAAATACCGCCCATACCTCCTTGCTCAACGCCTTGGAATGTCTCCTAGCCGCCAATTCGCCTTACGACGTAATCGACGAATCGCAACTCTCCCGCCTGGCGTCGCGCCCGCCGCGTTTGTTAATCGCGCCATTGGCTTACGCTCTTGCGGATGAAACTGTTCGGGAATTGATCCAATTGGCCGAGAAAGGCGCCCGCGTTTATCTCTCCGGCGATCCCAGCGTTAATCCTTTAGGACGCAGAGAAGCGCAGAGGTTAGAAGATATATGCGGCGTTCGTTATGAAGGCGTTTCGGATCACGCGTCGGGACTGCCCTTCGTCCGCGTAACGCCAACGCGAGCGAAGCTGGTGGAAAATCTCGCGGGCTTGTCCCTATACCGATGCCAACGGGGATCGGGCGAAGTCTTCTTCACGCCGGAACCATGGGAAACCTTCCCCGGCAAGGATTTGTTCGTAGCGGAACCAGAAATCACGGCCTCGACCCGCGCCAATCTTTATTTAAGTTTACTACCCTTAGCGGGAATCGAAACGCCGTTGACGATTCATGCCTCTGCGGGAGTATGGCGCAGTGTAGCAACGCCCAGCGGCGAACATCGTTGGATCTCTCTTTTCCCGCGCTCGGTCATCGAGGGAAAAGTCTCCGTCGAAGCCGCCTTCGCGCAACATCGCTTGCGCTGCGATTTTCAAGAAGCCATTCCGGCGGGCGTCTTAATGGATAAAGAAAGCCAATTACTAGCGGCGTCGGGAAGCGGCGCTCTTTTCATTGATTCCATGCGCATAATCCAAGGCGGCGGACCATGGATCGTTATGAGTTTGGATAAACAATCCATCGCGCAATCGCAATCCTTATTAATTAGTTCCATCGAAAAAGGCCGAATATGGTGGTCGAGCCAAGCCTCCGGTTTGTCGGTCTGGGCCATTCATTGGAATGAAGGAAAAATCGTCAGCATTGCGCTTCCCTCGCCCCAATCCGCCGATGGAGGATGGGCCATCGGCGCGCAGCCTAACGAATTATATTTAGTCGCATCCGAAATCAACCAGCCGATTCAATTGGAACGTCTGCAAAGATGGTTCGACGAATCGCCGGATTCCTCTAACGTTAAAGGATGGCGTTCGAATGAATAAGTCATATTACGGAAGAAGAAGAGGCAGCAGCCGCGCGCATATCCGGTCATCTTCCATTACCATTGAAGTCTGCGCAAATTCGGTGGAATCGGCCCAGGCGGCGCAGCGGGGCGGCGCTCATCGCGTCGAACTCTGTTCGGGCATCGCGGAAGGAGGAATCACTCCTAGCGCCGGCGTCATCGAATGGGCCAGAAAACGCCTCGCCATCGATTTATATGTCTTAATCCGCCCGCGCGGAGGCGATTTTTGTTATTCGGAAATGGAGTTCGAAATTCTGAAAAGGGACATTGCCATCGCTAAACAGTTGGGCGCCGATGGCGTAGTAATCGGAATTCTCGAAAAGGATGGCCATGTCGACAAGGAGCGTTGCCGCGAGGCGATTCATTTGGCGCGTCCGCTGAAAGTGACTTTTCATCGAGCATTCGATATGGCCGCCGATCCTTTCCAGGCGTTGGAAGATATTATCGAATTGAAATGCGATCGATTGTTGACATCCGGCCAGGAGAACAGCGCCGTAGAAGGCGCGGATATGATTTCTCAATTGGCGCAGCAAGCGAAAGGCCGCCTTTCCATCATGGCCGGAAGCGGCGTCAACGAAGATAACATCGAAGAGTTATATCAGAAAACGCGCATTAAAGAATTTCACGTTTCCGGACGCCAGCGAATCGATAGCGCTATGACCCATCGCAATCCCAAAATCGCAATGGGAGGCCATCCGGCGCTTTCGGAATACGAAATCCTAATGACGGACGAAAACCGCATCCGTCGAGTCGTCGAAGCGGCGTCTCATTTTGAAGATGCGGAGATAGGTCATTCCCCCAAGTAAAACAGGCGTCTCGCCTATTGTGAGAAACGTAGGGTGAGTGGAAAGCGCCGTAGGGTGGGCTCAAAGCGAAGCGTAGCCCACCAATATCCACTGCTCAAAACCTGTTTTTCTCCAACCAGTCCTTATAGTCCGAATAGAGCCGCGTCGATTCGGGATGCCCTGCGAAAGCTTTAGAGCCGGGCTTGTTCATCATCCCTTGATATTGATAGACGAGAATTTTGTCCACATAAGGAGAAAGCGCGGTCAGTTGCCCCTCGATGCGCGAGAAGGGCGCCGGGATCAAATTGCTTTTGTAGGTCTCGCCTTCGAATGTGAAGATTTCCATATCGGCCCATAATGCTCGCTGCGGGACGCGGTCGTGAGCCTTGCGCATCCGTTCAAAAATCGAATCCAGTTCGTCCACGCGGGTTTTGCGTACGCCGACTTCGTCCTGATAGGCGACGATATCCACATCCATTTGTTCCAACTGCTTGACGAAACGATCGTCGGTTTTGGCGAAGCGGGTTCCATAAGGCGCAATCAGGATTTTGGCTTTCGGCGTCAACTTCCGCGCTTCGGCGCTGCATTCGTTGCAATAATGGATGAATTCGTCGGCGTAGTAGGGATTGATGGAGGCTTCGTTCGGCCAATACCAGCCGTAGAAACATTGATGATGGCCATAGCGCTCCACGATCTCTTCCATGGCCTGCAAGCGTTTCTTCACGCCTTCGGGACCGGCGAGCGTTCCAATTTTTTCGTCGAAGAAGCCGCTGCTGACGAAGAATTGGATCCGGCGCTCGTCCGCCGCCGACAGCGCCGCTTCCAAGGGATCGGCGCAACCCATTTTCCAGAGAGGAATATGTTTCGACGCATAAAACGCTTTCCCATCTTGCGCGACGGATAGGAGAACCAAATATTCCAGGCCGATTTCGGCGATTTCCGCGATTTTGTCTTTCCATTGCTCGCAGGTAAAAGCGGCGCAGGCCGGGTCCCAATATCCGCCTTCCCACGTCCAGCAATGTTGAAACTCGAACCAGCTGCCCCGGATCGGTTGAAGTTTCTTCTTGCTTTTCTCTTCCGTTGCGGCGAACGATATAGCGGGCTTTGCGATTCCCAAACTCCCCGCCGCCGTTTGCAGAAACCCTCTCCGATCTATTGAATTCGGTTGCATGGGAAGATCTTCTCCTAGTAGATGTGGATAGTTCGCCGTAAAATCCGCGCCGAATTCGGATTTACATTGCGGCCTTGCAACCAATGATATACATAGGCCTGTTTTATTGGCAAGTCTATTGCGCAAAGATCGATTCGGTTTTCAACATAAATTCGTTATCTTATTTATGGCGCGAAATAAAAAGAAAAACTCGAAAAAAAGGAGCCTCTTGCAAAATTCCATTATTCCTCCCCCATGCTTGGGGGAGGTTAGGATGGGGTTGTCTTAAGTCTATTAAAATCAACCCCCCTCTAACTCCCTCCCATCTTGGGGGGAGAATTAAATAGCGGATTTTATGAATTTTGCAAGAGTCTCAAAGAAAAACACAATTGGCGCAAGGGATCGCGCCATGAGAGGTTTTTTTCCATGCAATCAAAAGAATCCGCGATATCCGCGATTCGAAAATTTCGCGACCCCTGTTCCTACCCATACGGCGAATCGATGGAATTACAAACGGGCGAATTGCTCGTATAATAAAATAATCCGCCAATGATTATTGGACGAAATAATGGGCATGGCGCTAAGCCTTTTTCTTTTATCGCTAGGATGGCAAGGAGATGGACGGCTTTCCGTTTCCGATCGAATCGGAGAGCTGGCCCAATGCCGCGTGGTTTCTCCCCCCCTTTCCTCTTGGCCCGATTCGCTGGAACCCGCGCCGGCAAAGATATTTCCCCGTTCGTTCTCGCAAAAGCAGGCGGACGCCCCTGCAATGGCGTCGAACCCGAAGGAAAACTCCTGGTATCAGGACGCGGGAGTGCACGTCATCGCCGCGTGCGGCGTGGTATTGATTTGCTTTTGGATCGGTATTCTGACGAATCGCCATTTGGCGCTGGAGCATCTGATCGAAGAACGGACGTCGGAATTGAAGAAGGCTTACAATATCAATTTGAAATACCAGGAAGAACTCCATTGGATCGCCACGGAACTCAGCGCTTCGGAGGAACGGATCCAGCGGCGGATCGGCCAGGATTTGCATGACGGGTTGGGACAGAATCTCACCGGCATCGGAATGTTGATGAAGTCGTTGCAGCGAAAACTGGCGGCCAAATCGCTTCCGGAAGCGGACGAAATGGACCGGCTGATGCGCCATCTGAGCGATACGATTCAAAAAACCCGCGATCTGGCGAAAGTTCTTTGCCCCGTCTCGCTGGAAAAACAAGGCCTTATCATGGCTTTGCAAGAGCTCGCGGAAGAGATGCGGGAACTGTATGAAATTCCCTGCCGTTTTCAATGGAATCCGTCCGTGGAATTCCATAATCCGGATTTCTCTTTACATCTGTACCGGATTGCGCAAGAAGCGTTGAATAACGCCGTGAAACATAGCCAGGCGACCAGCCTGGATATGGTTCTGGAAATTGACGGCGGCCGTTATTATCTTTTGATTCGCGATAATGGCGAGGGAATTGGCGCGCGTGCGGCGCATACGGAAGGCATGGGCGTGAAACTGATGTTTTACCGGGCGAATCTGATCAAAGGATCGCTGGAAGTGACGAATCGTCCGGAAGGGGGAACGGATGTTCGATGTTATTTCAAAGATAGCGCGCCCAAATCCAGCCCAGACGATTTTTAATGGGAAAGGTAATCAGGAGGTTCCTCGATGAAACCGGCGAAAGTGTTAATCGTTGACGATCATCCCATTGTCCGCGAAGGCTTGAAGCAATTGATACAACAGGACGAAGCGCTGGAGGTCTGCGGAGAAGCGGAAGACTGCGTCGCCGCCTTGGAATTGATCCAATCCACTCGGCCTGACGTCGCCGTAATCGATTTGTCGTTGAAAAAAAGCAGCGGCATGGATTTGCTGAAATCGGCCAAGAAAATGGCGCCGGAGATGAAAATTCTGGTTTTGTCCATGTACAACGAGTCCGTCTACGCCGAACGAGTGCTTCGCGCGGGCGCCAACGGCTACCTCATGAAGCATCAAGCTATGACCAACATCTTGGACGGCATTCACCGCATCATGAACCGGGAAATCTGCGTCAGCGAGAATATCGCCAAAAAAATCCTGCATGAATTCGCGCAACAACCTTCCTCTCCATCGGACAACGTTTCTGAAATTCTCAGCGATAGGGAACTGGAAGTTTTTGCCCTGTATGGCCAAGGCTTGAAAACGCGAGACATCGCCGATCGGTTGATTGTCAGTGTAAAAACCATCGAATCCCACCGGGAGCATATCATCCAGAAACTCCATTTGAAAAATTCCGCCGAATTGGTCTGCAAAGCAGTAGAATTTGTTTTAACCGAACAAAAACCCTCTGAATAACGCCGCCCTGCCTTTGGATTCTTGTCTATAAATTCCCCCGCCCTCTGGGCTGGGCGCCAAGGGTAAGGTTGTTTCTGCCCTTGAGACCGTAGGATGGGTCGCGTTTTTTGACCCATCAATTTTTCATCATTCATCATTCATCATTCCAAATTTATCGGGGATTCTACCATAAGAAAATTGGATAATTGCCTGATAGCAAGCCCCCTCAAAACTCTTTAGAATTCTACTGTTCTTGAATAGACGTCATTTCTATGGAAATGCGAGGTGGAAATATATGAAGAAAGTATGGCGTAAAAAGATTGTGGGGCTGCTTGCTTTTTTCCTGTTGGGAATGTTGTCCGGCGCCGCCGTTATGGCGCAGACCTATGCGGAAAGCGTTCTCGCCGACCATCCCATCTCCTACTGGCCATTCAACAATGACTTGGCGGATGCGCAGGGCGCCGTGAATTTGAGTCCGGCGGCCTCTCCTACTTTCATCGATGGTCCAGGCAGCGGCAACAAAGCTTACTCCTCCAGCAGCGGAAAAGCCTGGGCGGCGGCCTTCGGAACGGTGGATTTGAATGGTCTGGAGGATTTTTCCTACGAAATGTGGATCAATTTGAAGGGGGACAATGAAGGGAAATATATCTTGCAGCGCATCGGCTTGACCAATGCGGGCGAAACCGGCGGCGGCGAAAACTCGCTGATCTACCAGAATGGACAAGTAACTTTCGTGGGCCGCAGCGGCGAATTGCGCGAACCAGCCGCTTTCGCATTGCCCAACAAAACCGATCAATGGCGCCACTTGGTTCTTGCGTATAAGTATATGGACGCCATCCTCGTCTTCTACTTGGATGGTAAAGAAGCTTTCCGGTCGGAGAGCGCGTTGCTGGAGCCAATTTTCGGCGGCAATTCCGACGAATTGTATATCGGCGCGACACGCGTAAATCCCGAAGGCCGCGTATTCGACGGCGGCATCGATGAGGTGGCGATTTACGGCAAAACCTTAACGGCGGATCAGGTTGCCGCTCATTACAACGCCGCCTTCCCCGGCGCCTACGCCTCCGCCGTCAAGGCGGATCAGCCGATTTCCTATTGGCGCTTCGAAGACGATTTCAAGGACGCGGCGGGGCCGTACGACTTAATTCCCAGCGGCGTGCAGTTCGTCGCCGGTCCGCAGGGAGGCAATAACAAGGCGCTCTTCGGCCGCATCGTTTCGTTGCAAGCGCAGGCGCTGTATAACATGGACGCCTTTACCTACGAATTATGGTTCAATCCGATCAACCTCAGCGCCCAGTCCTATATTCTCTTTCGTAATCCCGGCAGCGCCCAGCACGCCGTAATTTACGCTTATAAGCCAAATAAGTTGGAATTCTTCTTCCTCCGAAATAGCGAGCGTCCGGCCGTCGATATTCCCAATCAAACCGACAAATGGTACTACTGCGTCGTCGTCAACGATCCCTCCAAACCGGAATTCCGCATTTATATCGATGGGCAGCTGGCGGCGAAGACGGCCAATTACGCCGTAGCGGGAACGGGCAACATGGTCGTCATCGGCGGCTCCGATCAGGGCGACAACTTCAACGGCTACATCGACGAGGTGGCGATTTACGATTACGTCCTTCCCGATGAACGGATTGCGGCGCATTTCAATTCGCCCATCGTTCCCGCAGGCGCGAATGACTGGTCCCTTTACTGAGCTGGATGTTTCGAGGCCGGATTATTGGGATGGCTTGGATGAAGACGAAGCATGGGGTCTCCTCCCCCGCCTCATGCTTCGTCTCATTCTCCGAGAGCGTTTCAGGATTGAGAAAACAGGTTTCTCCGTTTTATTGAAATACCCTCTCCGTCCAAAAGGATTAGGGTGTGGGCTGTTGAAATTCCCTCTCCGTCCGGAAGGATTAGGGTGT
Above is a window of Candidatus Omnitrophota bacterium DNA encoding:
- a CDS encoding copper homeostasis protein CutC, which translates into the protein MNKSYYGRRRGSSRAHIRSSSITIEVCANSVESAQAAQRGGAHRVELCSGIAEGGITPSAGVIEWARKRLAIDLYVLIRPRGGDFCYSEMEFEILKRDIAIAKQLGADGVVIGILEKDGHVDKERCREAIHLARPLKVTFHRAFDMAADPFQALEDIIELKCDRLLTSGQENSAVEGADMISQLAQQAKGRLSIMAGSGVNEDNIEELYQKTRIKEFHVSGRQRIDSAMTHRNPKIAMGGHPALSEYEILMTDENRIRRVVEAASHFEDAEIGHSPK
- a CDS encoding DUF4434 domain-containing protein, producing MQPNSIDRRGFLQTAAGSLGIAKPAISFAATEEKSKKKLQPIRGSWFEFQHCWTWEGGYWDPACAAFTCEQWKDKIAEIAEIGLEYLVLLSVAQDGKAFYASKHIPLWKMGCADPLEAALSAADERRIQFFVSSGFFDEKIGTLAGPEGVKKRLQAMEEIVERYGHHQCFYGWYWPNEASINPYYADEFIHYCNECSAEARKLTPKAKILIAPYGTRFAKTDDRFVKQLEQMDVDIVAYQDEVGVRKTRVDELDSIFERMRKAHDRVPQRALWADMEIFTFEGETYKSNLIPAPFSRIEGQLTALSPYVDKILVYQYQGMMNKPGSKAFAGHPESTRLYSDYKDWLEKNRF
- a CDS encoding sensor histidine kinase encodes the protein MALSLFLLSLGWQGDGRLSVSDRIGELAQCRVVSPPLSSWPDSLEPAPAKIFPRSFSQKQADAPAMASNPKENSWYQDAGVHVIAACGVVLICFWIGILTNRHLALEHLIEERTSELKKAYNINLKYQEELHWIATELSASEERIQRRIGQDLHDGLGQNLTGIGMLMKSLQRKLAAKSLPEADEMDRLMRHLSDTIQKTRDLAKVLCPVSLEKQGLIMALQELAEEMRELYEIPCRFQWNPSVEFHNPDFSLHLYRIAQEALNNAVKHSQATSLDMVLEIDGGRYYLLIRDNGEGIGARAAHTEGMGVKLMFYRANLIKGSLEVTNRPEGGTDVRCYFKDSAPKSSPDDF
- a CDS encoding response regulator transcription factor, coding for MKPAKVLIVDDHPIVREGLKQLIQQDEALEVCGEAEDCVAALELIQSTRPDVAVIDLSLKKSSGMDLLKSAKKMAPEMKILVLSMYNESVYAERVLRAGANGYLMKHQAMTNILDGIHRIMNREICVSENIAKKILHEFAQQPSSPSDNVSEILSDRELEVFALYGQGLKTRDIADRLIVSVKTIESHREHIIQKLHLKNSAELVCKAVEFVLTEQKPSE
- a CDS encoding LamG domain-containing protein, translating into MKKVWRKKIVGLLAFFLLGMLSGAAVMAQTYAESVLADHPISYWPFNNDLADAQGAVNLSPAASPTFIDGPGSGNKAYSSSSGKAWAAAFGTVDLNGLEDFSYEMWINLKGDNEGKYILQRIGLTNAGETGGGENSLIYQNGQVTFVGRSGELREPAAFALPNKTDQWRHLVLAYKYMDAILVFYLDGKEAFRSESALLEPIFGGNSDELYIGATRVNPEGRVFDGGIDEVAIYGKTLTADQVAAHYNAAFPGAYASAVKADQPISYWRFEDDFKDAAGPYDLIPSGVQFVAGPQGGNNKALFGRIVSLQAQALYNMDAFTYELWFNPINLSAQSYILFRNPGSAQHAVIYAYKPNKLEFFFLRNSERPAVDIPNQTDKWYYCVVVNDPSKPEFRIYIDGQLAAKTANYAVAGTGNMVVIGGSDQGDNFNGYIDEVAIYDYVLPDERIAAHFNSPIVPAGANDWSLY